A single region of the Plantactinospora soyae genome encodes:
- a CDS encoding cell division protein FtsK, with protein sequence MASNPEERFDWEAAEADLNRPTDAAGTHFDVALDEAPQPGGALVDVPPSGSDGRRPIVPTSLRGWGNLRASVRYAAGLTAYRAGYHALRSPWYAVQAGFWSSIGLFRLLGRQLRWWWLSEQYGLRQAAADAKDAHLWLKLHREVKATRAWRGTVLAAELATLGIGGPVLWPLAPWWAKTAAAVVGVSYLAHIGRPADRRIISPATVAGRFRRVNPDIILRAYYAAGLGHPDRPNQQITFGSTMARDASGTGSQVLIDLPFNGKTWEDVLKAKPAIAAGMDVSVNQVFVTRDPSSHRRHLLFVADRDPLAVAAGKTPLLDGKVRDIWTEAPFGLDERGRKVNLALMWISVLIGAQPRKGKTFATRLLALFAALDPYVTLLVADGKMSADWDKFRLVAHRYVCGAVPNSRDNDPIPHLLDMLREIKQHIEQVNDFLAKLPTSECPEGKITRELSRKYPQLRVWLLVMEEFQTYFETDDQDVNKEIAGLLSFIMAVGPSAGVIILSSSQKPSGVGAGDVARLFNRYRDNHGVRFALKCGNRVVSEAILGGDAYAEGFDASTLPNGVPYRGVGILYGASDDTATVRTYLADHTDAEKILTAARKHRERAGTLTGDAAGETVAREVRDVLADVRAVFHPGEPGLHWTTIAARMAEQMPEHYADLTADAASALLREHVPSVSVKVRGTVNRGARVKDLNDAITRRKSA encoded by the coding sequence ATGGCAAGCAATCCTGAGGAACGCTTCGACTGGGAGGCTGCCGAAGCCGACCTGAACCGGCCGACCGACGCCGCCGGCACGCACTTCGACGTAGCGCTCGACGAGGCGCCACAGCCGGGCGGCGCCCTGGTCGACGTACCGCCGTCCGGGTCGGACGGGCGCAGGCCGATCGTGCCGACCAGCCTGCGGGGGTGGGGGAACCTGCGCGCGTCGGTGCGCTACGCCGCCGGGCTCACCGCCTACCGCGCCGGCTACCACGCGTTGCGCTCGCCCTGGTACGCCGTGCAGGCCGGATTCTGGTCCAGCATTGGCCTGTTCCGGTTGCTCGGGCGTCAGCTCCGTTGGTGGTGGTTGTCCGAGCAGTACGGGCTACGCCAGGCGGCTGCCGACGCGAAGGACGCGCACCTGTGGTTGAAGCTGCACCGGGAGGTCAAGGCAACCCGGGCATGGCGCGGCACCGTGCTCGCCGCCGAGCTGGCCACGCTCGGAATCGGTGGGCCGGTGCTGTGGCCCCTCGCCCCGTGGTGGGCGAAGACGGCCGCCGCCGTAGTCGGCGTGTCCTACCTCGCCCACATCGGGCGACCGGCCGACCGCCGGATCATCAGCCCTGCCACCGTCGCCGGTCGGTTCCGGCGGGTGAACCCGGACATCATCCTTCGTGCCTACTACGCCGCCGGCCTGGGGCATCCGGACCGGCCGAACCAGCAGATCACCTTCGGTTCGACGATGGCCCGCGACGCGTCGGGCACCGGCTCACAGGTGTTGATCGATCTGCCGTTCAACGGCAAGACGTGGGAAGACGTTCTCAAAGCCAAGCCCGCGATCGCGGCCGGCATGGACGTGTCGGTCAATCAGGTGTTCGTGACCCGTGACCCGTCCTCCCATCGGCGACACCTGCTGTTCGTCGCCGACCGCGACCCGCTCGCCGTTGCGGCGGGCAAGACGCCGCTGCTGGACGGCAAGGTGCGGGACATCTGGACCGAAGCGCCGTTCGGACTGGACGAGCGAGGCCGCAAGGTCAACCTCGCCCTGATGTGGATCTCGGTCCTGATCGGTGCGCAGCCACGCAAGGGCAAGACGTTCGCCACTCGCCTGCTGGCGCTGTTCGCCGCTCTCGACCCGTACGTGACGCTACTGGTCGCGGACGGCAAGATGTCGGCCGACTGGGACAAGTTCCGCCTGGTCGCGCACCGGTACGTCTGCGGCGCGGTGCCCAACAGCCGCGACAACGACCCGATCCCGCACCTGCTCGACATGCTCCGCGAGATCAAGCAGCACATCGAGCAGGTCAACGACTTCCTTGCCAAGCTGCCGACCTCGGAGTGCCCCGAAGGGAAGATCACCCGCGAGCTGTCCCGGAAGTACCCGCAGCTGCGGGTGTGGCTACTGGTCATGGAGGAGTTTCAGACCTACTTCGAGACCGACGACCAGGACGTGAACAAGGAGATTGCCGGCCTGCTGTCGTTCATCATGGCCGTCGGCCCGTCGGCCGGCGTGATCATCTTGTCGTCCAGCCAGAAGCCGTCCGGTGTCGGTGCCGGGGACGTGGCGCGGCTGTTCAACCGTTACCGCGACAACCACGGCGTCCGGTTCGCACTCAAGTGCGGCAACCGGGTCGTCTCGGAGGCGATCCTCGGCGGGGACGCCTACGCCGAAGGGTTCGACGCCTCCACCCTGCCCAACGGTGTCCCCTACCGAGGCGTAGGCATCCTCTACGGCGCCTCGGACGACACCGCCACCGTCCGGACCTATCTCGCCGACCACACCGACGCGGAGAAGATCCTCACCGCTGCCCGCAAGCACCGGGAACGGGCCGGAACCCTGACCGGCGACGCCGCCGGGGAAACCGTCGCCCGAGAGGTCCGCGACGTTCTCGCCGACGTACGTGCGGTGTTCCACCCGGGGGAACCCGGCCTGCACTGGACGACAATCGCCGCGCGGATGGCCGAGCAGATGCCCGAGCACTACGCCGACCTGACCGCCGATGCCGCTTCGGCGCTGCTCCGCGAGCACGTACCGAGCGTGAGCGTCAAGGTTCGCGGAACTGTCAACCGGGGCGCCCGGGTCAAGGACCTGAACGACGCGATCACCCGACGCAAGAGCGCCTGA
- a CDS encoding tyrosine-type recombinase/integrase: MSTYDVRVHGILKNQLAKGYSYVVRWKVAGRAFRKTFATRALAESFRSKLVVAQREGVAFDAATGLSEPMARAANTRSWYDHAVAYVDMKWPRASAKHRKGIAETLATVTPALLATDRGVPNDKALRAALYGWVFNKTRRDAGEPPADLAAAVRWLKGNTVDLAALTDAALVRKALDTLSLRMDGAPASPSTIARKRAVFSGALKYAVELRLLDTHPMSLVSWTAPKTADEIDRRAVVNPDQARALLAEVGRSVPELEAFFGCMYYSALRPEEVLHLRDDEYERPKRRGGWGVLHLTGSTVAVGRDWGDGDSTTERRGLKHRAKTATRDVPVPPPLVCLLDRHIREYPPGANGRLFVTRRGPGGRYVPTAGQPIPNNTYGKAWRDARAVVLTSAQQRSPLARRPYDLRHAAVSLWLNAGVPATQVAEWAGHSVHVLMRVYAKCVYGQEEAARRRIEAALREGGITL, translated from the coding sequence ATGAGCACCTACGACGTGCGGGTGCACGGCATCCTGAAAAACCAACTCGCCAAGGGCTATTCGTACGTGGTCCGGTGGAAGGTTGCCGGCCGGGCGTTCCGCAAGACGTTCGCGACCCGCGCTCTCGCCGAGAGCTTCCGGTCGAAATTGGTTGTGGCGCAACGCGAAGGCGTGGCGTTCGATGCGGCCACCGGTCTGTCTGAGCCCATGGCGCGCGCCGCCAACACCCGTTCCTGGTACGACCACGCAGTGGCGTACGTCGACATGAAGTGGCCCCGGGCATCGGCCAAGCACCGTAAGGGCATCGCCGAGACGCTGGCCACCGTCACGCCGGCCCTGTTGGCGACAGACCGGGGCGTGCCCAACGACAAGGCACTACGTGCCGCGCTGTACGGGTGGGTGTTCAACAAGACCCGCCGGGACGCCGGGGAGCCGCCCGCCGACCTGGCCGCCGCCGTGCGCTGGCTCAAGGGCAACACGGTCGACCTGGCCGCGCTCACCGATGCCGCACTGGTCCGTAAGGCACTCGACACGCTCTCGCTGCGGATGGACGGCGCGCCCGCGTCACCCAGCACGATCGCCCGAAAGCGGGCCGTCTTCTCCGGCGCGCTCAAGTACGCCGTAGAGCTGCGGCTACTCGATACGCACCCGATGTCCCTGGTTAGTTGGACTGCCCCGAAGACAGCCGATGAGATCGACCGACGGGCCGTGGTCAACCCCGACCAGGCACGGGCACTACTCGCCGAGGTGGGGCGCAGCGTGCCCGAACTGGAAGCGTTCTTCGGGTGCATGTACTACTCGGCGCTGCGCCCGGAAGAAGTGCTTCACCTTCGCGATGACGAGTACGAACGGCCCAAGCGGCGTGGCGGGTGGGGGGTGCTGCACCTGACCGGCTCGACGGTCGCCGTGGGTCGCGATTGGGGTGACGGAGACAGCACCACGGAGCGGCGTGGACTCAAGCACCGGGCGAAGACAGCCACCCGGGACGTGCCCGTGCCACCTCCACTGGTGTGCCTCCTTGACCGCCATATCAGGGAGTACCCGCCAGGTGCGAACGGCCGACTGTTCGTGACCCGTCGCGGTCCCGGTGGCCGCTACGTCCCGACGGCCGGCCAGCCGATTCCGAACAACACCTACGGGAAAGCTTGGCGCGACGCGCGGGCAGTGGTCCTCACATCGGCTCAGCAGCGCTCGCCGCTCGCTCGGCGTCCGTATGACCTACGTCACGCCGCTGTCTCGCTCTGGCTCAACGCCGGGGTACCGGCGACGCAGGTTGCCGAGTGGGCCGGGCACAGCGTGCACGTCCTGATGCGGGTGTACGCGAAGTGCGTCTACGGCCAGGAGGAAGCCGCCCGCCGCCGTATCGAGGCAGCATTGCGAGAGGGAGGCATCACCCTTTAA
- a CDS encoding bifunctional DNA primase/polymerase — MSDLLDPALRYAAQGWPVFMLARSKRPVANCRPCADTDDSHDPAACDCLTCHGFYAATTDPLRVAGIVAAVPGGQLALRTGARSGLVVVDVDPCHGGDDTMTALIRSGLLPPTAHVVTGSAGRHLYYRHPGRPVRCSQGKPGVGLGPGIDVKADGGYVVLPPSVHPRTGRPYLWVPGRQMEEMPPALVEACEPAPPAPAPPRPTGPISTRTAEGISHPERLLAAHLDAVASAPEGARRTTLYGAARGVARMVAAHAIDQADAVTALTNAGRQAEQSDRDIRAAIRGGFHAEGVTA, encoded by the coding sequence GTGTCCGATCTGCTTGACCCGGCGCTGCGGTACGCCGCGCAGGGCTGGCCGGTGTTCATGCTCGCCCGGTCCAAGCGCCCGGTAGCGAACTGCCGGCCGTGCGCGGACACGGACGACAGCCACGACCCAGCCGCCTGTGACTGCCTGACCTGTCACGGCTTCTACGCCGCGACCACCGACCCGCTACGCGTCGCCGGCATCGTCGCCGCTGTCCCCGGCGGACAACTCGCGCTGCGGACCGGCGCCAGGTCCGGCCTGGTGGTGGTCGACGTCGACCCGTGCCACGGTGGCGACGACACCATGACCGCCCTGATCCGCTCCGGCCTGCTACCGCCCACCGCGCATGTCGTCACCGGCTCGGCGGGACGGCACCTGTACTACCGCCACCCCGGAAGGCCGGTGCGATGCAGTCAGGGCAAGCCCGGTGTCGGGCTCGGTCCCGGTATCGACGTCAAGGCCGACGGCGGATACGTCGTTCTTCCACCGTCGGTCCACCCGCGCACCGGCCGCCCGTACCTGTGGGTACCGGGTCGGCAGATGGAGGAGATGCCTCCCGCGCTGGTCGAGGCATGCGAACCGGCGCCGCCGGCCCCCGCACCGCCCCGGCCTACCGGACCGATCAGCACCCGCACGGCGGAAGGCATCTCCCATCCCGAGCGACTTCTCGCCGCACACCTCGACGCCGTGGCCAGCGCCCCGGAAGGCGCTCGCCGGACCACGTTGTACGGCGCGGCCCGTGGCGTGGCCCGGATGGTCGCCGCCCACGCCATCGACCAGGCCGACGCCGTCACCGCGCTCACCAACGCCGGACGGCAGGCCGAGCAGAGCGACCGGGACATCCGCGCCGCCATCCGTGGCGGATTCCACGCCGAAGGAGTCACAGCATGA
- a CDS encoding helix-turn-helix transcriptional regulator — MTALPQRTIPTGNLLTLTEVLDELRVPRSTFFRWKATGRAPRTIKYPNGSLYVRRRDLDTWLNDHEEAA; from the coding sequence ATGACCGCCCTACCGCAGCGCACCATCCCCACCGGCAACCTGCTCACCCTCACTGAAGTCCTGGACGAACTGCGCGTACCTCGGTCGACCTTCTTCCGCTGGAAGGCCACCGGCCGCGCACCCCGAACCATCAAATACCCCAACGGCAGCCTCTACGTCCGTCGCCGCGACCTAGACACCTGGCTCAACGACCACGAGGAGGCAGCATGA
- a CDS encoding DUF3631 domain-containing protein, which produces MNQNTSSTGRRIDGAAILDDLHACLTRYVILPSAEAVDAVVLWIAASHAQTAWAHAPRLVIRAPEKRCGKSRLLDVVEGTCHNPLITVNASPAAVYRAIGTDHPPTLLVDEADTIFGGKNAEANEDLRGLLNAGHQRNRPAIRWDNNTHSLEKIPTFAMAALAGIGAMPDTIEDRAVVVRMRRRAPGETVAPYRHRRDSPALRRLAERLTEWLGAHLADLEAAEPSMPVEDRAADTWEPLVAVGDLAGSSWPQRARLAVTTLTAESDDAGNVSNRVRLLTDIRTAFTVLGEPPAAATNELLTVLNGDQEAPWSDSGPSGLTGKRLGDLLRDFGITSTTLRFPVGQAKGYTRDAFTDAWNRYCSASPADQRETASTGVSVPSVPTSFPQVIPGTDSLPGTHQSVPANQSVPALSSQNELGTHGTDTPRPRVTGSRA; this is translated from the coding sequence ATGAACCAGAACACCTCGTCGACCGGCCGCCGGATCGACGGCGCGGCGATCCTGGACGACCTCCATGCCTGCCTCACCCGGTACGTCATCCTCCCCTCCGCCGAAGCCGTTGACGCAGTCGTGTTGTGGATCGCGGCCAGCCACGCACAGACCGCATGGGCGCACGCACCCCGCCTCGTCATCCGGGCACCCGAGAAGCGGTGCGGCAAATCCCGACTCCTCGACGTGGTGGAAGGCACCTGCCACAACCCGCTGATCACAGTCAACGCCAGTCCGGCCGCCGTCTACCGCGCCATCGGCACCGACCACCCGCCAACCCTCCTCGTCGACGAGGCGGACACCATCTTCGGCGGGAAGAACGCCGAAGCCAACGAAGACCTACGCGGCCTGCTCAACGCCGGACACCAGCGCAACCGGCCCGCCATCCGGTGGGACAACAACACCCACAGCCTGGAGAAAATCCCGACGTTCGCCATGGCAGCGCTCGCCGGTATCGGCGCCATGCCCGACACCATCGAAGACCGCGCCGTAGTCGTCCGCATGCGCCGCCGCGCACCGGGCGAGACGGTCGCGCCATACCGGCACCGTCGCGACAGTCCCGCGCTGCGTCGCCTCGCCGAGCGGCTGACCGAATGGCTCGGCGCTCACCTGGCCGATCTGGAAGCGGCAGAGCCGAGCATGCCGGTCGAAGACCGCGCCGCCGACACCTGGGAACCCCTCGTAGCTGTCGGCGATCTGGCCGGGAGCAGCTGGCCGCAACGCGCCCGCCTGGCGGTCACCACCCTCACCGCGGAATCCGACGACGCAGGGAACGTGTCCAACCGCGTCCGGCTGCTGACCGACATCCGGACCGCGTTCACGGTGCTGGGCGAACCGCCGGCCGCCGCTACCAACGAGCTGCTGACCGTGCTCAACGGCGACCAGGAGGCGCCCTGGTCGGACAGCGGACCCTCCGGGCTGACCGGAAAGCGACTCGGCGACCTGCTCCGCGACTTCGGCATCACGTCGACCACGCTCCGGTTCCCGGTCGGGCAGGCCAAGGGATACACCCGCGATGCCTTCACCGACGCCTGGAACCGGTACTGCTCGGCATCGCCGGCCGACCAACGCGAGACAGCCTCCACCGGGGTATCCGTCCCATCCGTACCAACCTCGTTTCCCCAGGTCATCCCTGGTACGGATTCGCTACCTGGTACGCATCAATCCGTACCAGCGAACCAATCCGTACCAGCCCTGAGCAGCCAAAACGAGCTTGGTACGCATGGGACGGATACCCCCCGGCCACGCGTCACCGGAAGCCGGGCATGA